caatggcatgataagtttaatacaactctgacatctgttggtttcgttgttaatgaggctgacaaatgtgtatactatcgccatggtgggggcgaaggagttatactgtgcttgtatgttgatgacatactgatattcggaaccaacctcaaagtcattgaggaggtcaagtcgtttttgtctcagaactttgagatgaaagaccttggtgtggctgatgttatcttgaacatcaagctactgagagataatgagggtgggattacacttctgcaatcccactatgttgagaaggtgttgagtcgttttggatattcggattgcacaccatctcaaacaccatatgatcctagcgtattgattcgaaagtccaaaggcacggctatagatcagttgagatactctcaaatcattggttcactgatgtacctagcgagcgcaacgagacccgacatcgcgtttgctgtgagcaaactgagccggtttgtttccaaaccgggtgatgtacattggcatgctgttgaacgagtcatgcgctatctgaaaggtactatgaactatggacttcactataccggagacccgtcggtacttgaagggtatagtgatgcaaattggatctctgatgctgatgagatgaaggccacaactgggtatatgtttactcttggaggtggcgctgtttcctggaagtcttgcaagcaaacgatcttaacgagatcgacaatggaagcagaattaacggcattagacacatctggtgttgaagcgagatggcttcgagatcttttgatggacttgccattggttgataaaccggttccggctatccttatgaactgtgacaatcagactgtcatcaccaaggtgaagagttcaaaggacaacataAAGTCCACcaaacacataagaatgagattaaaagctgtcagaaaattaagaaactccggagtgatagcgttggactatgtccatacggctaagaatctggcagatccctttacgaaagggatatcacgtgttgtgatagataatgcatcgagggagatgggtatgagacccacatgagttgccatggtagtaacccaacctatgtgatcggagatcccgtgaattaggacctgggaaaacaagccagtggtgaactgaggagagtaactatactaacccactccgttggagatgcaatactctcgatactgtatggtaggatgactactgtcttaatgtgttccgaagcttatataagcaagatgctatcctacagagtgatctttggaggaacacacctatatgagtccgactgctggtcacagtctatgagattggggtgatctctagtaagctcatgaataggccaggagtgtgacttatatgctccacccgaggggtcaGCCTTCGGCAGCCCAGTACTAGTGAGACATGTGGTGAAACTTCTttacgccaaactgacaattcaaggcatagtccattgttcagttgtgaagggGTGTAGCTGCTTGCTCTAGGTGAAGCTCAACCTTAACAGGTCTtcactgaaacactggtatatcgaaacagtaattggaacagaggacacaatgggccctcgagatctggtgggggattgctgaaatttgagatggggTCTAGGCCAtgtagcaatttctgaaaaatctctaagggcccatgtgggttatatggcactaggtgtagtgggaagtttagtcccaccccggaagtggaagaggagttggacctccttataagggtttctcttctacatgctattggagcttgagaagagaagaggccctcgcgcactcctcctccgccgcccgcctcgccacgccacgcctcgtcacgacgcggattgcgggattgagccgagccgagcttactgctgctgccgccggtgactccatcccgtccgccgcgtacacggtcgacgggagagcaggtctccgaaaccacgcccttctggttcctgtacggggtgaggggcgaataggtttttgggcagcgattacgcgactgctcacttccgatcgtctacttcctctacgtccgcgtcgccttcatcatcaccatgtccaccgccgccgagaaagctgaagctgacaagaaggccgccgaggacgccgctgctgccaccaaagccgcggcctctgcatggcctactggagggtataactcgtttatcccgctcctactgttttagccatgctagcattatacgtagatctttctgcaattagcgtagtatgtgctactttcactgaatatcagtatgcgatcatatgtgtcaatgccatgctagtgatttactcgtggattaatttaatcgagaaattgcctatttactcaacaaACAGCTCATCGGGAGCAGAGTGCGCCGGAGCCATGGCAGCAGGATCCAGCTCCCCTTGAACCGGATGCAAGGGACCAGCCTGCATTGGTAGACACTGGAGCAGCCTTCTTCGCGGTCTTTGGCAGACGGCAGGCACAAACCAGATGGCCAACAACAGCCGGGTTGGCCTTGCAGGAGGCCAAAGCAGCCGCTACCAGCATGTCGACGGTGGAAGTCGGGGATGTGGCCGGCACGGGCATGGGGAGCATCGTGGATGCGAGCTTGCACGGGGCATCTCCGACACCCCAATGGACACGCCAGCCACCTGGGCAGCGCGGGGCAGCATCGTCAGAGCAGAGGACGGCGATGGCGGAGGGAAGACGCGCGGCGCGAAGCCTGTGGGTAGCTcgggaggaggtggtggcagcaTGCCGGCCGGCAAGGAGGTCAGAGGTGTGGTGGCTGACGGGGCTGGAGTGTCCGCAGCCGGTGCGTGCGAGTGGAAGGCTCAGGGCGCGGCCTGGCTGGTGGGCGCGACGATAGGAGCGGGAGAGCTCATCCCCTGCACCGAGGAGATCGGAGCAGGGGAGGATGAGGTGGAAGAGCTTTGCAGCGGCGCCGCGCTTGCACTTGTGGTCGGAGAGCATGCAGCCTGTAGCAGTAGAGGAATGAGGGCTCGAAGCTGAGTTTGGATCTGGCCTCGCCGGACTGAGGCGTGGACGGAGCTGGGAGATCAAGGTGGCCGCGGTGGTGCGCGTGCCTGCACGGCGCAGTCGCGAGAGACTCCCATGATGTTTTCTTGCCTTTATCCTGCAAACTTAACCTACTCGTCCAGAACAGAGATCAGAAATCTTTGCCCGTAATCCATCAATGCTGCTGCATAGAGCACAATGAGATGGGAAGGTTCAGGGAAAAATTATTCGCCGGGCAAGCGTCGCCGGGACCATGAAGGCCGCACTGCTAGAGGCGACTTATTGTGCGACGCCGCACGACTGCTTGAAGGGCCTAAGTGGCGGACACAAACCTCATAGCCCCAAACGGGGATAACTATCTAATATTCATTTGAGAAGTACAGTAGAGTGACGTAGGCGAGCTATAAGAGCTGTTATATCAGATTTTTGCCTTGTTGAAAGAGATAGAAAatgagagagaagagaagcgggctacAAGCTTACCGCCAGCTCTAGCATGGGTTCCAACAACCATTGTGAGACAAAGAGGTGGACCACATATTAATGGCGTAAGATACTACTAGTATGACTAACTATTGTATGAATGAGCTATTTGGTTGGCTGCAAGTGACATGGCAGTTCCATATAGCCGGCTCTTGGccatactattaaccatgctcttaggtaAATCAGGGTGTCCGTAGACTCCCACATGGGCAGACGCATCGTCTGGGGGGATCTACCAGCGGAGGAGAAATTATGGTGCAGCGTGCTCCGAAACCACCTCTCTGTAGGATTTAGGGAGAGGAAACTTCATAGCAACTTTCCTATATGTGGGATACATATAAAAAACAATATGGCAGAAAAATTGACTGTATAGCCGATATTTAATTACACTTGAAATATAGGCATACCAATAAATTTAAGAGTACTTTGTAATGAGAAGTGTTTTTTTTCcgttgtttgtttgtttgtttgtgtgAGCCAATAGTAGCCGGCAGCTGTGTCACATTGACTAAAAAGTGTTTTCCATTGCTTGCCTAGTTTGCTCGCACGGTAGAGAGGAGTTACAACAGAATTAAATTAATATTTTGAATTGTAGAGCGGTTGAAATGCATGATTGGTACTATTATTTGTAACATACATACGTACCCAGTTTATAGTCTTGGCATTCTTCATGACGCTGTACAGTTCCCAGGCTGCTATATCACCCTTGTTGTCAAGCAATGTTGCATCTATATCCACATGAGACAATAAAGCAGCAACCGCTCTAGGGTTGCATCTTGCGACTGCCAAATGCAGAGCGGTTCTTCCATTTTTGTCTTGCATGTTAACAAGCTTGCGAAGTATTGGCGTCCTCAGGACAAACTCAACGAACTCTGGTTGATCAAAGAATACAGCTTTATGCAGCAATGTCGAACCATTTGGTTCAAGATAAGGAGCATCGGGGCAGTGCTCAAGAAGCTTTTGAGCAGCAGCAACCAGACCTCGATATGCCGCAATATTAAGGAGAGGTAAACCGTTGTTGCCTATTAAATACCCTAGAGTTGAATCATGTTCCAGCATTACTTGTAAAATGTCAACCATATCGTATTGTACAGCATTTGCTATTGGAGTACTTTTTGATGTGTCAGCTTCTCTGGCCAATTCAGGACGTTCCTTCATAATTATTTTGACGAATTCTGAAAAAACGAATGACAGGTTAGTAGAGTGAAATTATATTGTAACACACTATAATTTGCAGTCCAGATATTATATATCGCACCTTGATCCCCATTCTTAACTGCAGCATGTAGACAATTGCGACCGTGTTGTCCTCCCGAAGAAGCAGACAAAGGATTTTGCATTAGTTTCTCGAAAACCTGTGTAAAATTCCTCATGACCGCAAAGTACATCGGTGACTCATTGTGCTTGCCCACAGCTTGCGACAGCGCAGGCTCTGCTGCTATCAACTCCAGTGCATGATCCTTGTGGCCGTTGCGAATGGCGTGGTGCAGTGCATTGAATCCATACACATCTTGTTGCCGGATTGCCTGTCTCAATCCTAGCACAGAGCAGTGCTGAGCGAGTAAAAAAGAAGCCACAGAGACATGACCATTTCTCACTGCGGTAATAAGTGGTGTCTCCCCGTCCAAGTTTACAGCCTTGATGAGAGACTCTTCCAGTTCAAGCACGTCCTTGCAGAATCCCTCATGGCCATAAATGCAGAAAATGTGAAGGCAGGTGTTTCCCTGCGGAGTTGTTCCAAGAAGAATGCTTCGATCTAGTGCAGCCATGGCATACATTGAGGTGGACGTACCAGATGTGGCTGCTTTCATGAGCCGTTTGTCCATTCCTCCTGATGAActagttgttgttgttgttgttgtactAGCTGCCATCTATGTTTTGTGTTTACTGCAGCAAAAAGAAAAAGATTAGTAGTTAGACATTCTTATTAACACATGAACTAGGAAAGGTAGCTGATGCAATCATTGATCAAAAGCAAGTGGTTTTATGCTACTTGACGGAGCTTCATTTATTATTTTGTTATGTCAAATAAATATTGTTATCTCTATCAGCATCTGTTGGCTGTAATAGTCTAGCCGGATGTGATGCCAACGAATGATCTCATTAAAAATGCTTCTAATCTCTATCTTCTCTACTCTCTTCGatatataataataataaactaCTTAAAAAGAATATAAGGTTCTATCTTTCACTCTGTTTTCTCCACACCACGCTTCGTCCAACCTTCCACCCCAatacaccagatcaatctacggttCATAGCAATAAATTCACATTCATAATTAAGTTGTTTTTATGGTAAAGCCTGATACGGGTCAGACATCTTTGGCAACTcaataaatagaaataaattcCCGGTCCGTAGACAAATAAATATCAGCCAATCTCTTGCCTATGGTAACCCAATAAAGCAGATCAATCGTGCACATACCTATTTTGCCTGTTTAAGAAATGACAGAAAATATTACGCTTTATAGAATGAAAACATAATTTTATTTTCTCTGTTTGTTTTGCATCAAGACTTATCCCGTATGGTCGTCTTATTGTGTTAAAAATATTTGGTCCCCGTGGTAACGCACGGGCACATACCTAGTCTCCATTAAAGAAGGCCTTAGGAAACCTGTCTTGTGTGTCTGATCGCCACATTTTGTTCATCTTCTTTCCTCTTCATGGTTTGCTAGTGACCATGAACAAACGTTGCAAAAAAGAGAAACATGGCAATGGGTATCCCAATTTGGTCGTCCCTATAAACATGGCAATGGGTATCCCGTATGGTCGTCTTATATGTACTATGTAACCATTAGATACATAAAATACTGGTAGCAAGCACCTTGCTTACCACTGGACCATCAACTTGTTTGTGTATTAAGAATAAGCCGACCATATTTATTAGAATATTACTCCATCCATCCCAAAATGTAAGTCtattttttacactagtgtaagAAGTGATCTTACATTTAGGGACTGAGGGAGGCCGTGCCCTAAGAAAAGGAACAAAGCATGCTGGCCACTGGAATGCAAAGTATTTTATGTATCTAATGGTTACATAGTACATATAAGATCAGTGGAAAATAATATTGTATGTCGAAAGTATCATTCTACTCCCTTCGACTCCAAATAATAGGTGTACACCATTTTCTATTTTTCCTCCAAAGAAGGTGCATCATCCAAATTTTTTGCCAACAGCATAAATTACCGTCGTATCTCTCTTCCCGATCAGTTAGCTGGCAAATCTCTCCGGCGCCGCCATCAGTCCGCTTCGTCTTctgtggccttagggccatggaggTGCGGTGGATCTCGGACTTTGCCAGTGGGAGGGCTTCGTTTTTAGATGCTTTTttgagttttgttagggtttgtatCATGCTCATGAAGATGAGAAGgtggcggctccctgaagatggaataaggttctccccatctaccccccccccccagtagTGCATCTAACATCGTTGGAGGCATGTCGAGGTGTGTCTCCGGCCGATCTCGTAGGATTCAGACGGTGGTTATTTGTTGTGCATCTACTCGGATCCGATCTTCGTTTGTCTTTGTTCATttgtcttcaggttggatccttcctATCTACATGTCTCTTCATCGGCGAcggttgttgttctggtgcgTTGGTCCAATAGGGCCAGAACACAATGACTTCCTGACCGTTTACTACAATAAGTTTTGCCCGGCTCCCACGAGGGAGGGGTGGTGATGGCGACGCGCCTACGGCTCACTTCAGTGCTTgcagtcgtcgctaggtggtctaccaATCTTGAtgttatttttattatttctagtgttcattatactaccatgattgaagatgaaggACAATACTTTTGCTACCGGGTAACGTGGGAAACGAGGAGGCCCACCTAGCTATGTTTCAGGAATTGGTCAGTTATAGCATGCGATtattaggctagtcatagtggggagtaactgagactagtgtcatgcatatgacactagtctatgttactatctTCCTAGTGCAAACTAACATAGgagtagtatcatagatgatTGCATTTGTTAGATTGTAGACCCATTTTGCTTTGGGTTGcgttatgttacagtaacatattatgttactctaaaCACCTCTCACTACATTGActacatgccacataagcaaatttgtcaTGGAATGCGCTATGTCACttgctaagttactcccactatgaccaggCTCTCCCAATGCAGGTTAATTAGCGCGATTTCATAGGTATTTTGTTGATGTCGCATAGTACTtaatgaagagagagagagatggaggtTGTAGATTAACTAACATACAACCCTTGCACGTGGCCATAGGCAAAAAGATTGATGAATGAATCACATGTATGCATGAGCCTCAAATCATTAAATTTAGGTACAACCCTTAAGAACTAATGCATTGGGTTAGTTGTCTCTTAATTTTTTATAATACATCCGTCCGGGTTTACTAGTCAATTTCAGATTTTGGGTCATATTTTTACCATGACTTTAACTAAAATATAAGTTATACATAGTAAATTTTATACCATTGGAAACTACATTTAAatatgaattcaacaatataatttttggtgacatgcataaatattttacttgtcaaactttgacccaaaatacgatggggactaaTAAATCCGGATGGAGATAGTATCTCCTATGATAACGTGCTAAGAGACGATGCATTGGGAGAACCCATAAGGGTGGTTATGGAAGAAAATTACCTCATGATTCCATCCTTAATCAATCAGCCTGAAATTGTGCGCCTACTTTTTGCAATTGGAGTGAATAATAAATAGAGTCGGCTGAATCGTAGGACACAAACAAGTTGGTGATCTAGTGGTCAGCAAGGCCATTTTTTCCTCCATGCACCGTTAGCATGGTTTGTGAAAAAATAAATGGCCAATTAGCAAAGAAATCCATCTAAAAAATTGATAATTTGTGAGCGGTCAAGGCAATGCTTATGTGGCAGCCATATGGCCGGGGTTTTTTTCCATTTTGAATGCCTGTGAAGGAAAGAATAGACAAATTGTGCTAGGCTTGTGAGTGCTAGTAATTGCAAATATAAATTCAAACCGCTTCATGTATGGATTTAAACATTTGTTTTTGTATTGCGTGAGAAAGCACCATGTGTCAATGTTGACACGGTAACTGATTCGCCTGAAAAttttatcatatactatcaattGCCCCTGCTAAATGTGTTAAGAATTGGAATTCTACTAAAAAAATCCAATAAACCAGTGGGACCCTAATTAGATATTGCTGAACAAACAAATTTTACAATACCTGGTAGATCAGCCGTTGAAATTCGCTGATGGCAAGAGATGGATCCTTCTTCTTTGAAGTGGCAATCGCTCCAAAATGGGACCAAATAATTGTGCAAAGAGACAATTAACTGTGGTGGAACAACGTGTGTCAACCAAGGCATGCGCGTAGCGTGGATCAACAAGAGTTCCTTGCAGGATTGCCTCTTGTATATAGGGCGCCACGATGCAGCAAGCCAGGGTGCGAAGGAAAGAATATATGTAATTTATATACAATTGGCTGAAAGCAAAAGCTACATTGCAGCATTGAACCAGATTGAAGAAACGTATCGTATGGATTCTATTCAAATAACATAAAGGGATAGGTTGCTTCCTATGTGGGAAACGGTAAGGTTGCATCCTTGTACTGCCAAGGTATCCACTAATTAAACTGAAGCCCACAAACCTACCAACTAATCCTTCAGGGACGATTCTTTGATATATTAGTTGTTAATTCTGGGCTCCCTAAAAAACAGTACTTAATTCTAGGCTAGCTGCTTCGGGAAAGGTGGTGGTTAACCCAATTGATCAAGGTAGGTCACACTCACCTTATGTCAAGATGACCGGAGATGGAACTTTTACTTAACCAAAGTGTAAGCTGCAAAACAGGCCATTCACCGAACAGCCTAGTCACTGGAGATGCGGAGCCAGCGCCATGTATAAACCAGTTGAAAATGCCACTCCAAACTAATCCTCCCACCTTGCATCGTCATTATATAAAAAAAATGAGTGAAAAAGGAGGCAAAGAAGCCAGGTCTAGTTTACACCGACGAGGGGAGGCTCCTCCTGCAGCAGAACATCCCTGCATAATCCCTCATGGCCATGAATGGAGGATATGTGAAGCAGGTCTTCCCCTGCCGAGTTTTCCCCTGAAGAATGTTTCGATGCATTACAGCCATGGCCTGTATATATTGAGATGCAACCAGGGATGTGGCTGCTTCAGGAGCCTTTTTTTCCATTAATGGCTGCCATCCTTCCGAGAACTACTTGTTGGTGTAATGGCCCCCATCTACTCTTCTCCTTTGGATTAATTAGCTTCATAAAAAAACCCAGTAGTGTGTTATTGTTTAATAATTACATGCTTATGATCATTGTGAATTAGAAATTCATGTATCGTGAACCAGTTGTAATAATTTTGTACTTGTAATTCCGGTTAATCACCAAAGGGATATTTATTTAATTTTAAAAGTACAACTATCAGTCAACCCAATGGCCGGTAATGGAATCAGTCTGTGCAGATCATACTCCGTACCTTCTTTAAAAGAATAACATTTTGGACACCTAGATGGTTCTTGAAATGTAACTTGGACCACCAATTTCTAGTATAATATATTAATAAAACCTAAAATTTGTTATATTATGAAATTATTTTTCAGGAAAAGTTTAAACAATTGATTTGGAAGTTGATCGTCTGAGGTTTAGAAGTTTGACCAATGCTATATTCAAGATGTCATTTTGCTAAGGACTATCACGAGAAAGAATTAAGGCAGGAATAGAAAAGGCAAGAAACGGAAGTGCAAACTAGATAACATAGTTGTTTGTAGAAAGTACAAGAAAGAATGTTTTTCTGGGTGTTGAAATTCCTATTAAACCAGTGGTACAGCAAAGAAATCTATAGAGATTTTCCTGTTTTATTCCAAAGACCCAAAATGCTCTTATACAGAAATTCCAAGGCATATAAAAATTCCTACAATAAAAAAGATCAACAATACCTGGTCATACAAATTTGTAGTTGGCAAGAGATGATCACCATGTTCCATTTGAGACATCTTTTCAAAGTGATGACTAGAAAATGGGATCAATCAGAGTAAAGAAACAGCAGTTGAGGCACACTATTTTTAAATCAAAGGCTATACATGTAGACGGCAACTCTTATAGGGGCAAAGCCTAAGATGCCTAGGTTACTCCAACAAGCAAAGAACAACATACACTTTGCTCAAAGCAAATTAAAAGCAAGCTAGGAGTATCGAAAGGATGAACATATGGGACGTCAACTCTTATACGGGCAAAGCCAAAGATGCCTGGGTTACTCCAACAAGCAAAGAACAACATACAACTCGAACAGGATTGACGAAACGTATCAGATATAATATTCCGGCTTGTCGTGTGCATGTTTCATATACAGATCAATATGTCATGTTGAATCCCTGCAATTCCAGCTTCCTGATAGGATCTTCTGTACATGAAATTCGTTTCCTTATTGCATTGTATAATTCCTGCTATATAATTTCCGACAATAGCTTACATAAATCTCAATGGTTTAATTCAGGTCAATTTGTCATCGGATAAGGGATTGGTCATGTTTTGTTGCTACACTGGATGTCATGAATGTCGTGGGAGTGAGTCTGACAGTAGAagtagggggtacgtaggagAAGGGTCATGCCCTAGCTATGGCAAGGTTGTACACAAGCgagtttacgagttcaggccccccACGGAGAAGGTAACAACCCTACGCCTCGGTGCCTCGGGAGGCTTTGTCGATTGAAGTGTGGagaagttacagggggtgcgaaccgtTGTGCCTAAGAGGAGGGGTAGCTTATATAGAGTGTGTCAACCCCTTGCCCTCCTCAGTTACACGAGGGTTCAATGTGAGTTAAGTCACGcacgttactggtaacgcccgCTATTAATGACCTTAATGGCTTAATGGCTACGGAGTGAATGCCTGACCGTTGCCATTCGGAGGTGACTCTAGGTCTTCTATCTTCCGGGTGGATTCTTGTCTTCCAAGTGAAATAACACCGGTCGAGTGGAATTGGGATATCCGAGTGGAATCGCTTGTCGAGTGGATTACACATCTTGAAGATTCCAGTCGGTATCTTCCTTTTAGCTTTACATGCCTTGGCTTCTTGTGTCCTGTCCTTGGGAAGGGCATGCAGGTCAGGCCTAGGACCCTACCCCAGGTACGTGTCACCGTCAATGAACTGCTCTGCTCTGCAGTATAGGTACTTGGCACTCCTTTCAGTTACTGGTCAGGTTATTTGCAGCTCTTAATCCATGAAGTTAGGCGAATTTTTGACCCAAATCAACAGTACGCAGTGCAACTACAACAGGACTTTGGAGCAGAAaaacaaccactcctacataaccaGGATTATTGGGAAGATTTCGCCATACAGGCACAAGGTCGGTACAGTTCAAGTATACATGGTAAAATGCCAAACCATCGGCAAGATCCCAAAATATTATGGGTACCGTGTCCACAGTAGTGTAGCAGGGACAAAATCCAAGCTACCTGCTCGTGCTGCAAAGCCTCAGGGAAGATTTGGTGATGCTTCACTGTACGGTGTAGATCCATGTGAGCCATCGTATGATGTAACTCCAGAGGTTTTGGCATGTTTGCTTAATTCCAATTCCCCTGAATTTGCCACATTGATACTATGTTAGTTGCCGTTCACTATGAAACGGCATTTTCGGTACACCATATTAACTTATCAGCCACGGCCGGCAAGCTTTGAGCTTGGATCAGCCACTACAACAACTTCAGCAGAAACCTCACTTTGACAAAGGCAGACTAGCTCAATACCAAGGATAACATGACTACTAAAGCTTGGACATATGTTTTCAATGCTCTGCTTCGAAAACCACTCAATACATAATCTTGCTTCTGCTTGTAAGAAGAAGAAACACCAATTAAAAGAATGCAATTCATAAGGTAGAGAATCATCTACCTTTTTGGGTCaaaccaagtaaaccaactagatTACATACTGAAATGGAATACAAAGAACCAATTTTATACTTTTTATGATATTTGTTACAGATCAGTTAAATAATAATACCAAAAAGCAGAGCCTCAAGACAAAGTGATGAGGTCAGACTtacacactactagggaaaaccttatacacagaatcttagcagcagcgcggcacAAAAAAAAgtgctactgctaattagcagtagcgtgggtaaCAAAAACTCGCTACTGATAcaaatttagcagtagcgcgtgccgGCTAAACCGCGCTGCTACAAAAATCGACCGACAGTACCCACCAACCTAAGTTTAGCACCAACACGGTGTCAGGACATGCGCTACTGCTAACgcaatagtagtagcgcgctttTTACTCAGACCGCTGCTGCTAATTTTGAAATTGGCCACACGGTTGGCCccgcttagcagtagcgcgtgtgagaaaagcgcgctgctgctacgctcttatcagtagcgcgtttttcctcccgcgctactgctaagacgcAACACACCACCACCTTTTCCCACTCGTCCtcccctcccccatctcctctcttccctttcccctacctcccacatcctccctctctcactcttcttcttcctcaatacttgtccccccattactctccctcttctaGCTACCATTCTCTCTCTTCATTACTCCCagctaactacaccacctccattaatgcatctcttttctctttttcttttcccctaactagttgaagttgtctcctcccaaattagctagctaggtagatgtagcatttagttaagtgacctatttgccccctaactagatctatctttgtcaagaagagctttgtgcacttttgatctccctacatcatcatctccaccgtgtgctcgatatcgagatagaggtgattaaaatttcatgcttttgcaaaatggaaatatgtgtatgtgtgtgtgatatgataattgggcgatatgatggaaattgtgtgtgtgccatgagttgacgccaaattgtgcttttgagttgcctatgttttgcccaaatgtcgatttatttccgtttcggcgaattccgggcaaactctagatctatatgtcctatttttagggaaggtcatgccgaatttttgtatggctttgatgcatgcacgcatttttataatcaatttgtttattattaccgtgcagacgttcacgatggtcagtggaacgatggtggacaggtggttgcggtcggtggtgcaggacatgaaagaaaataaccggacagaggttttatgtccgtgtcgaaaatgcaaaggaata
The Aegilops tauschii subsp. strangulata cultivar AL8/78 chromosome 3, Aet v6.0, whole genome shotgun sequence genome window above contains:
- the LOC123497472 gene encoding uncharacterized protein — translated: MAASTTTTTTTSSSGGMDKRLMKAATSGTSTSMYAMAALDRSILLGTTPQGNTCLHIFCIYGHEGFCKDVLELEESLIKAVNLDGETPLITAVRNGHVSVASFLLAQHCSVLGLRQAIRQQDVYGFNALHHAIRNGHKDHALELIAAEPALSQAVGKHNESPMYFAVMRNFTQVFEKLMQNPLSASSGGQHGRNCLHAAVKNGDQEFVKIIMKERPELAREADTSKSTPIANAVQYDMVDILQVMLEHDSTLGYLIGNNGLPLLNIAAYRGLVAAAQKLLEHCPDAPYLEPNGSTLLHKAVFFDQPEFVEFVLRTPILRKLVNMQDKNGRTALHLAVARCNPRAVAALLSHVDIDATLLDNKGDIAAWELYSVMKNAKTINWVRMYVTNNSTNHAFQPLYNSKY